From a region of the Chitinophagales bacterium genome:
- a CDS encoding gliding motility-associated C-terminal domain-containing protein produces MKEYTMKMLAGLLSFCCYAAAEAQPVASFEITAPPKPCAPAQFTFTSTSTGDQPLTYNWHFGIDGASDTAENTTYTFTDCGIFSVVLSVTDSNGLHSADTQLVVIQCPPVAAFTFSPINVCDSAIVTFTDNSTPGDSIINWHWNFGDPTSGADDSSSQKNPQHYYNVPGLFPVSLTTTTSAGCTSTASDTVIVLHPQSYFAISDSACVNDTVFFIDLSTSQDEVVAWSWNFDDPTSGANVSIKQNPFHIFHESEDFNVRLTITTENGCTNSLKKTVHVHVLPVVSAGTDQAICPSDSVQLQAEGAVNYVWQPAQFLSNNNSPNPIAFPVSTQDFFVTGTDNNGCSAYDTVQVAVLPLPAANAGSDTIICEGSSAVLQGTGGVTYLWSPSATLDNDTAAQVIASPFATTIYTLTVTNESGCSAQDSVVVNITPVPVVTILGLQDQYCGNSAPIALMAAPAGGLFYGDGVNGTFLLPEMLAAGGPYAVYYAYSDLYGCSASDTAAFAINEAPQVSVSAVDSTICMNAAPVSFLLVPTGGILSGTGISNDLFDPTLAGVGIHPVYYTFTDTNNCAAYDTTHIAVIALPNINAGDDTVICEGDTIQLQASGGLIYAWSPASSLTDSLVSNPYAYPNITTQYTVTALDVDGCSNSDTILITVFNALNADAGINDTICKGDTTILHASGGSAYMWLPSEGLNDATLANPMAFPEQTTMYTVTVNAGSTCPGIDSILITVEEIPQLNAGNDVSMCLGDTIQLHAEGAEVYSWEPSYALDTNQVADPKAFPQTSTTYTVTGTALNGCKGTDSITIKVLVLPIIDAGIDTSLCFGDTLQLSATGGISYQWSPADFLSNSNIAEPFSFPDTSTLFFVTGTDSAGCSGIDSIYVLVLSSSSVDAGPDTTICAGDSVVLHASGGWSYVWSPSEGLSDIAIAAPVAYPLTSTTYTVTVSIGSFCSFVDSIHIMVNALPAVEAGADTSICPGDSVQLQADGAIAYAWSPSYSLNDSTLSGPTASPTVTTMYYVAGIDAFGCKNSDSILISLLPVPAADAGIDSAVCIGDSIMLHAGGGTSYWWFPDSTLSNGAIANPVAQPVVTTTYVVKVNDGGICYGYDSVTITVHPLPVANAGRDTIVCHGDTVQLNATGGINYYWTPSAGLSSNVIPNPVTAVTVSVTYSVTVTDINQCKNIDSVHIEVVPPLIGIIGNDTVICSGTSAQLMAGGGSFYQWSPAESLSDAGSAMPLASPAQSTVFMVIVSDGICYQDTLQVSVFVSEPFINAGDDVSVVAGSAYQLNATGSAGSYAWSPATYLSCTECPDPVATPLSTITYTVSVTDTTGCMADDEITLTAGCDAAEIFIPNAFTPDNNGHNDILFVRSTGLITVNYFRVFDRWGKIIFESSDINSGWDGTFNNQLMPAGVYLYTLKATCGNNDVIEKQGNVTLIK; encoded by the coding sequence ATGAAAGAATATACAATGAAAATGCTGGCAGGCTTGCTCAGTTTTTGCTGTTATGCTGCAGCGGAAGCGCAACCTGTTGCCTCCTTTGAGATAACCGCACCGCCTAAACCATGCGCACCGGCGCAGTTCACTTTCACCAGTACCTCCACCGGTGATCAGCCACTTACCTACAACTGGCATTTTGGTATTGATGGAGCATCAGATACTGCTGAAAACACTACTTATACTTTCACGGATTGCGGCATTTTTTCAGTCGTATTATCGGTGACAGACAGCAACGGACTGCATTCGGCCGATACACAACTGGTCGTTATACAATGTCCGCCTGTGGCTGCATTTACTTTTTCGCCGATAAATGTTTGTGATTCCGCCATTGTTACTTTTACCGATAACAGTACGCCCGGTGATTCAATTATAAACTGGCATTGGAATTTCGGTGATCCCACCTCCGGCGCTGATGACTCCTCGTCTCAGAAAAATCCGCAGCATTATTATAATGTTCCTGGTTTGTTTCCGGTCTCTCTTACCACTACAACAAGTGCAGGATGCACTTCAACTGCATCTGATACCGTCATTGTTCTGCACCCGCAATCCTATTTTGCCATTTCGGATTCGGCATGCGTGAATGATACAGTATTCTTTATCGACTTATCAACTTCGCAGGATGAAGTAGTGGCATGGTCATGGAATTTTGATGATCCCACGAGTGGCGCCAATGTATCTATCAAACAAAACCCTTTTCATATTTTTCATGAAAGCGAAGACTTTAATGTGCGGCTTACGATCACCACAGAAAACGGGTGTACGAATTCACTAAAAAAAACGGTGCATGTTCATGTATTACCTGTTGTTTCCGCAGGAACTGATCAGGCAATATGCCCGTCAGACTCGGTGCAGTTGCAGGCCGAAGGGGCAGTAAACTATGTGTGGCAGCCTGCACAGTTCCTGAGTAATAACAATTCACCAAATCCTATTGCATTCCCGGTGAGCACACAGGATTTTTTTGTAACCGGCACAGATAATAATGGCTGCAGCGCTTACGATACCGTGCAGGTTGCCGTATTGCCCTTGCCGGCAGCAAATGCAGGAAGCGACACTATCATCTGTGAAGGAAGCTCTGCTGTTTTACAAGGCACCGGCGGAGTAACCTATTTATGGTCGCCTTCTGCAACACTTGACAATGATACTGCAGCACAAGTTATCGCATCACCGTTTGCCACAACCATCTATACACTGACTGTTACCAATGAATCAGGATGTTCTGCACAGGATTCTGTTGTTGTGAATATTACTCCTGTACCTGTGGTAACCATACTTGGATTGCAGGATCAATATTGCGGCAACAGTGCTCCAATAGCATTGATGGCTGCTCCTGCAGGCGGCCTATTTTACGGTGATGGCGTCAACGGCACTTTTTTGCTGCCGGAGATGCTTGCTGCCGGCGGACCGTATGCAGTCTACTATGCATATTCAGATCTTTACGGATGCAGCGCTTCCGATACCGCTGCTTTCGCTATCAATGAAGCACCGCAGGTTTCCGTTTCAGCAGTTGATTCCACCATTTGCATGAATGCTGCACCGGTTTCATTTTTGCTGGTACCCACCGGCGGAATTTTATCGGGCACCGGCATCAGCAATGACCTCTTTGATCCTACACTTGCAGGAGTCGGCATCCATCCTGTTTACTATACTTTTACTGACACCAATAACTGTGCTGCTTATGACACAACGCATATTGCTGTCATAGCACTTCCCAATATTAATGCCGGCGATGACACGGTGATATGCGAAGGCGATACCATACAACTGCAAGCATCAGGAGGTTTGATTTACGCATGGTCACCTGCTTCTTCTCTCACAGATTCCTTAGTCAGCAATCCCTATGCATATCCCAATATTACTACGCAGTATACAGTAACAGCTCTTGATGTTGATGGATGCAGCAATTCGGATACAATCCTGATTACCGTATTCAATGCCCTGAACGCGGATGCAGGTATAAACGATACCATTTGTAAAGGCGACACTACCATATTGCATGCTTCCGGAGGAAGTGCATACATGTGGTTGCCGTCTGAAGGACTGAATGATGCCACCTTAGCCAATCCAATGGCTTTTCCAGAACAAACAACAATGTACACGGTAACAGTGAATGCCGGAAGCACTTGTCCCGGCATTGATTCCATATTAATTACCGTGGAGGAAATACCTCAGCTGAATGCCGGCAATGATGTGTCAATGTGCCTTGGAGATACCATACAGCTTCATGCTGAAGGAGCAGAGGTTTATAGCTGGGAGCCTTCCTATGCGTTGGATACTAACCAGGTTGCTGACCCCAAAGCTTTCCCTCAAACCAGTACTACATATACAGTAACAGGAACTGCGTTAAATGGCTGCAAGGGAACGGATAGCATAACAATCAAAGTGCTGGTATTGCCCATTATCGATGCAGGCATTGATACGAGCCTTTGCTTCGGTGACACACTACAGCTTTCTGCAACAGGTGGTATCAGTTATCAATGGTCGCCGGCAGACTTTCTGAGTAATTCCAACATTGCTGAACCTTTCTCCTTTCCGGATACGAGCACCTTATTTTTTGTAACCGGAACTGACAGCGCAGGTTGTTCCGGCATCGATTCCATTTATGTACTCGTCCTTTCTTCGTCATCTGTTGATGCTGGGCCGGATACCACTATCTGTGCCGGCGACAGTGTTGTGCTGCATGCTTCCGGCGGATGGTCGTATGTATGGTCTCCATCTGAAGGATTGAGTGACATCGCTATTGCTGCACCTGTAGCATATCCGCTAACTTCTACCACGTACACTGTCACCGTAAGCATTGGATCCTTCTGCTCCTTTGTAGATTCTATTCATATCATGGTGAATGCACTGCCGGCGGTTGAGGCAGGAGCAGACACTTCTATCTGCCCTGGCGATTCGGTGCAGCTGCAGGCTGATGGTGCAATAGCGTATGCATGGAGCCCTTCCTATTCGCTGAATGATTCAACACTTTCCGGTCCAACAGCCTCGCCAACGGTTACTACCATGTACTACGTTGCGGGAATTGATGCTTTCGGATGCAAGAATTCAGATTCAATACTTATCTCGTTGCTTCCGGTTCCGGCTGCTGATGCTGGAATTGATTCGGCTGTCTGTATCGGCGATAGCATCATGCTGCATGCAGGCGGCGGAACCTCCTATTGGTGGTTCCCGGATTCAACACTCAGTAATGGAGCAATTGCCAATCCGGTAGCGCAGCCTGTGGTCACAACAACATACGTTGTAAAAGTGAATGATGGCGGCATTTGCTATGGCTATGATTCGGTAACCATTACCGTTCATCCATTGCCAGTTGCAAATGCAGGCCGGGATACGATTGTTTGTCATGGCGATACTGTTCAACTGAATGCAACCGGTGGTATTAACTATTACTGGACACCTTCAGCCGGACTTTCTTCAAACGTAATTCCCAATCCTGTAACGGCTGTTACGGTAAGCGTTACCTATTCCGTTACAGTGACTGATATCAATCAATGCAAGAACATTGACTCTGTCCACATAGAAGTGGTTCCGCCACTCATCGGCATCATCGGGAATGACACAGTAATCTGTTCCGGAACATCAGCACAACTGATGGCCGGAGGAGGAAGTTTCTACCAGTGGTCGCCCGCGGAATCGTTAAGTGATGCCGGCTCTGCTATGCCACTGGCCTCACCTGCACAATCCACCGTTTTTATGGTGATAGTATCAGATGGCATTTGTTATCAAGATACACTACAGGTGTCGGTATTTGTTTCGGAGCCCTTTATTAATGCGGGAGATGATGTAAGCGTTGTAGCGGGTTCTGCCTACCAGTTAAATGCAACCGGTTCTGCAGGCAGCTATGCCTGGAGTCCGGCAACGTATCTCAGTTGCACTGAATGTCCTGATCCTGTTGCCACTCCCCTTTCCACCATCACCTACACCGTTTCGGTTACCGACACAACCGGCTGTATGGCTGATGATGAGATCACGCTTACCGCAGGATGCGATGCGGCGGAAATCTTTATTCCCAATGCTTTCACACCTGATAATAACGGGCATAATGACATCCTATTTGTTCGCAGTACCGGATTGATTACCGTTAATTATTTCCGCGTCTTCGACAGATGGGGAAAAATTATTTTTGAATCGTCTGATATCAATAGTGGCTGGGACGGCACTTTTAACAATCAACTGATGCCGGCCGGAGTTTACCTGTACACTCTTAAAGCTACTTGCGGCAATAATGATGTGATTGAGAAGCAAGGCAATGTAACGCTGATAAAATGA
- a CDS encoding PorP/SprF family type IX secretion system membrane protein has product MLLCPVAVQAQDSHLSQVYEMPLLLNPARTGFFKDNYRLAGIYRSQWKDITQPFKTLSGSLDISVPAGKNKNNIFGFAVMNFADKAGDADYSTNCFEAALSFHKNFGSNFSHYFGIGLLGGFASTSFDLSKMTFDEDFNGGINSDIPAKDNASYPDVSAGMEYNYMNDNMHLNIGCSVFHLNQPSLSYYSNDLSVIHRKYAINAGFAKSISAMLEIQPRIAFFQQGKSTEILLGTDLKIVLAKNSNANYALYLGGYYRVGDALIPRLRIDMGDLAFGLSYDFNTGSLSEINQLAGGPELSIIFTGRVKGVSAGRIYSPRF; this is encoded by the coding sequence GTGTTGCTCTGCCCTGTAGCTGTGCAGGCACAGGACAGTCATCTGTCGCAGGTGTACGAGATGCCTTTATTGCTCAACCCTGCGCGCACCGGTTTTTTTAAAGATAATTACCGGCTGGCAGGCATCTACCGCAGCCAGTGGAAGGATATCACGCAACCTTTCAAGACCTTATCCGGCTCATTGGATATCAGCGTACCGGCCGGAAAAAACAAGAATAATATATTCGGATTTGCCGTCATGAATTTTGCCGACAAGGCGGGTGATGCAGATTACAGCACCAACTGTTTTGAAGCGGCATTGTCCTTCCATAAGAATTTCGGTTCCAACTTCTCGCATTACTTCGGGATTGGATTGCTGGGCGGTTTCGCCAGCACAAGTTTCGACCTGTCAAAAATGACCTTTGATGAAGACTTCAATGGCGGAATCAATTCAGATATTCCTGCGAAAGACAATGCAAGCTATCCTGATGTGTCAGCAGGTATGGAATACAACTATATGAATGATAACATGCATCTGAACATAGGATGTTCTGTATTTCATCTTAATCAACCTTCCCTGTCTTACTACAGCAACGACCTTTCTGTTATCCACCGCAAGTATGCCATCAATGCCGGCTTTGCAAAATCAATTTCAGCAATGCTGGAAATTCAGCCGCGCATCGCTTTTTTCCAACAAGGCAAAAGCACTGAAATTTTACTGGGCACTGATCTTAAAATCGTGCTGGCAAAAAACAGCAATGCCAACTATGCATTATATCTCGGAGGTTATTACCGTGTAGGTGATGCTTTAATCCCCAGGCTGCGTATTGATATGGGGGACCTGGCATTCGGATTAAGTTATGATTTCAATACAGGCAGCCTTTCAGAAATTAATCAGCTGGCCGGCGGCCCGGAGTTGTCGATCATATTTACAGGGCGTGTGAAAGGCGTTTCTGCGGGAAGAATTTATAGCCCGAGGTTTTAA
- the ade gene encoding adenine deaminase, producing the protein MKIQGNIVDVVTCTVFPGEIKVTDGRIQAIMRLPEAKFDHFILPGFVDAHVHIESSMLIPSEFARLAVVHGTVATISDPHEIANVMGTAGVEYMIENGNRVPFHFNFGAPSCVPATQFETAGAVMDAAVIDRLLSRKEVKYLSEMMNYPGVLSGDEEVLKKIAAAKRRNKPVDGHAPGLTGTNALQYIGAGINTDHECFTYEEGLFKLQHGMKVLIREGSAAKNFEALIPLLSEYPDMIMFCSDDKHPDDLVRGHINQLVLRALAKNIDFWKVIRAATLNPVIHYNLESGLLRTGDFADFIVVNNLSQLKVLQTYIKGILVAENDRSLIEKVSSTVINNFVCHEKNAADFRIVQPAEHAGMSHTLSVKVIEASDGQLITKTFHHPLARLINQDGELVSDIENDILKFTVVNRYADAAPSVAFIKNMGLKTGAIASCVGHDSHNILAAGVSDEVISKAVNAIIREKGGLAVATGDQLEVLPLPVAGIMSNGDALEVAAAYEKIDHAAKKLGSGLSAPFMTLSFMALLVIPQLKLSDKGLFDGGRFEFTSLYD; encoded by the coding sequence ATGAAAATTCAGGGAAATATCGTTGACGTGGTGACTTGCACTGTTTTTCCGGGCGAGATCAAAGTCACTGATGGACGCATTCAAGCCATCATGCGCTTACCGGAAGCCAAATTTGATCATTTCATTTTACCCGGCTTTGTGGATGCACATGTTCATATCGAAAGTTCAATGCTGATTCCCTCAGAATTTGCAAGGCTTGCCGTGGTGCATGGAACGGTAGCCACCATTTCCGATCCGCATGAAATTGCCAATGTCATGGGAACAGCAGGAGTGGAGTATATGATTGAAAATGGCAACAGGGTACCCTTTCATTTCAATTTTGGCGCACCTTCCTGCGTACCGGCCACTCAGTTTGAGACAGCCGGTGCAGTAATGGATGCTGCTGTCATTGACAGGCTGTTGTCACGAAAGGAAGTGAAGTATCTTTCGGAGATGATGAATTATCCGGGCGTACTATCGGGCGATGAGGAGGTATTGAAAAAAATTGCTGCCGCGAAAAGAAGAAATAAGCCCGTTGACGGGCATGCGCCGGGCTTAACAGGCACGAATGCGCTGCAGTACATTGGTGCGGGTATCAATACGGATCATGAATGTTTCACGTATGAAGAAGGGTTATTCAAATTGCAACATGGCATGAAAGTGTTGATCAGGGAAGGCAGTGCCGCTAAAAATTTCGAGGCATTGATTCCGCTGCTCAGCGAATACCCTGATATGATCATGTTTTGCTCGGATGACAAGCATCCTGACGATCTTGTAAGGGGCCATATCAATCAGCTGGTGTTGCGTGCGCTGGCGAAGAATATTGATTTCTGGAAAGTAATTCGTGCCGCTACCCTAAATCCCGTAATCCATTATAATCTTGAAAGCGGGCTGCTTCGAACAGGAGATTTTGCTGATTTTATTGTAGTAAATAATTTAAGTCAGCTTAAGGTGCTGCAGACCTATATCAAAGGCATTCTCGTAGCGGAGAACGACAGGAGCCTGATAGAGAAAGTAAGTTCAACGGTCATCAACAATTTTGTTTGCCACGAAAAAAACGCGGCTGACTTCAGGATAGTACAACCGGCAGAACACGCAGGTATGAGTCACACATTGTCTGTGAAGGTGATAGAAGCCAGCGATGGTCAGCTTATTACCAAAACTTTTCATCATCCGCTTGCACGGCTCATCAATCAGGACGGCGAACTGGTTAGCGACATTGAAAATGACATATTGAAGTTTACAGTTGTCAACCGTTATGCTGATGCAGCACCATCTGTCGCCTTCATAAAAAATATGGGGCTGAAAACTGGGGCAATAGCTTCTTGTGTTGGTCACGACAGCCATAACATCCTTGCTGCCGGCGTTTCCGACGAAGTGATCAGCAAAGCGGTTAATGCCATTATTCGTGAAAAAGGAGGGCTGGCTGTAGCTACCGGTGACCAACTTGAAGTGTTACCGCTCCCTGTTGCAGGAATCATGTCGAATGGAGATGCGCTCGAAGTAGCTGCAGCTTATGAAAAGATTGATCACGCGGCTAAAAAACTCGGGTCAGGATTGTCTGCACCCTTCATGACTTTGTCTTTTATGGCATTACTGGTAATTCCGCAACTTAAACTGAGCGACAAAGGCTTGTTTGATGGTGGCCGGTTTGAATTTACCTCGCTTTATGATTAA
- the rpsF gene encoding 30S ribosomal protein S6, with translation MPNHYETVVILSPLLSEEDVKREIARITKTVTDAGATIVEERNWGLRQLAYPIQAKSNGIYYIMEFEGPSTLVSRLEVEYKRDENIIRFLTVKLDKYGIDYNDRRRKGLVGKKKDSKDEKELNSVSAEA, from the coding sequence ATGCCTAATCACTATGAAACGGTAGTCATCCTCTCACCCCTTCTTTCAGAAGAAGATGTGAAGAGGGAGATAGCCAGGATTACCAAAACGGTAACTGATGCCGGCGCAACCATTGTTGAAGAACGTAACTGGGGTCTTCGGCAGCTGGCATATCCAATCCAGGCCAAATCCAATGGTATCTATTATATCATGGAATTTGAAGGTCCCTCCACGCTTGTCAGCAGGCTGGAAGTGGAATACAAACGGGATGAGAATATCATCCGTTTCCTCACCGTAAAACTGGACAAGTACGGCATCGATTATAATGACCGTCGTCGTAAAGGTTTAGTTGGAAAAAAGAAGGACTCAAAAGATGAAAAAGAACTCAACAGCGTTTCAGCCGAAGCCTAA
- a CDS encoding chromate resistance protein, whose protein sequence is MPFDTIDMGDSHHGGNCNFDYIIKKYKINDTAISINTLIRQQYFKAHILSFHFLCSR, encoded by the coding sequence ATGCCGTTTGACACCATTGATATGGGAGATTCGCATCATGGTGGTAATTGCAATTTCGATTATATTATCAAAAAATACAAAATCAATGACACTGCCATCAGCATCAATACCCTCATTCGCCAGCAATACTTCAAAGCTCATATCCTCTCTTTTCACTTTCTTTGCAGCAGGTGA
- a CDS encoding cyclic nucleotide-binding domain-containing protein, with protein MLLIEKVLILKSLSIFQETPEPLLVEVAAILEELEPEAGTTLFRKGETGNCLYIIYRGEVRIHSNEHTLAVLKEGEFFGELSLLDTESRSASATTVNDCYLLKLDQEPFYELMSNRVEVVKGVLKILCKRLREQNELNTELKARLGIA; from the coding sequence ATGCTGCTGATTGAGAAAGTTCTAATTCTGAAATCGCTGAGTATTTTCCAGGAAACACCGGAGCCCTTGCTGGTAGAGGTGGCAGCTATTTTGGAAGAATTGGAGCCTGAGGCTGGCACTACGCTGTTCAGGAAGGGAGAAACGGGAAATTGTCTCTATATAATTTACAGGGGCGAAGTGCGTATTCACAGCAATGAACATACCCTGGCTGTTTTAAAAGAAGGAGAATTTTTTGGTGAGCTGTCGCTGCTGGATACCGAGTCGCGTTCAGCTTCTGCCACCACTGTCAATGATTGCTATCTGCTGAAACTTGACCAGGAACCTTTTTACGAACTGATGTCCAACCGCGTGGAAGTAGTAAAAGGGGTCTTAAAAATATTATGCAAGCGCCTGCGCGAGCAAAATGAACTGAATACAGAGCTGAAAGCCCGGCTTGGTATTGCATGA
- the rplI gene encoding 50S ribosomal protein L9 — translation MELILLQDVDKLGRENELVKVRPGFARNFLIPRRLAVVADESQKKMLAERMKQETRREEKLLKQINSVVDVLKNTKYTIGAKTGTSGKIFGSVTTIQLSHAIKKQSNLSVDRKKITLPDEISVLGEYKANISLHKDINVEVAFDVVAE, via the coding sequence ATGGAACTAATCTTATTACAAGACGTCGATAAATTAGGCAGGGAAAATGAACTCGTGAAAGTTCGTCCCGGCTTCGCCCGGAATTTCCTTATTCCCCGCCGGCTGGCAGTAGTAGCCGATGAAAGTCAGAAGAAAATGCTGGCGGAAAGAATGAAGCAGGAGACACGCCGTGAAGAAAAGCTGCTCAAGCAAATTAACAGCGTGGTGGATGTGCTGAAGAATACAAAGTATACGATTGGCGCAAAAACCGGAACGAGCGGTAAAATTTTCGGCAGCGTTACCACTATTCAGTTGTCGCATGCCATAAAGAAGCAATCCAATCTTTCCGTTGATCGCAAAAAAATTACTTTGCCCGACGAAATCAGTGTGTTGGGAGAATACAAGGCAAATATCAGTTTGCATAAGGACATCAATGTAGAAGTTGCATTTGATGTAGTAGCAGAATAA
- a CDS encoding HD domain-containing protein: protein MIDLKKIETFIIEKLRRGLDPRLTYHGVHHTIDVVKEAMQIASEEHVTDPEDLLILHIAALFHDTGFLFIYKDHEERSCLIAKEFLPAFGVSSDQLNRIYGMIAATKLPQSPKNHLEQIICDADLDYLGREDFFATGKALYLEWKSYRFVKDEDDWNVKQVRFLEGHHYYTKSSALRREALKAQHLTELKKAVIP, encoded by the coding sequence TTGATTGATCTTAAAAAAATAGAAACATTCATTATTGAGAAGCTCCGGAGAGGACTCGATCCGCGCCTGACCTATCATGGTGTTCATCATACCATAGATGTGGTGAAAGAAGCCATGCAGATCGCCTCAGAAGAACACGTGACTGACCCTGAAGATTTGCTGATCTTGCATATTGCAGCGCTGTTTCACGATACCGGTTTCCTGTTTATTTATAAAGATCATGAAGAACGAAGTTGCCTTATTGCAAAAGAATTTCTTCCGGCATTTGGCGTAAGCAGCGATCAGTTAAACCGGATCTACGGTATGATAGCGGCAACAAAACTCCCACAATCTCCCAAGAACCACCTCGAACAAATCATTTGTGATGCCGACCTTGATTACCTCGGCCGTGAGGATTTTTTCGCCACCGGCAAGGCCTTGTACCTGGAATGGAAATCATACCGTTTTGTAAAAGATGAAGATGACTGGAATGTGAAACAGGTGCGTTTCCTGGAAGGGCATCACTATTATACAAAATCTTCGGCACTGAGGCGGGAAGCATTAAAAGCACAACATCTTACGGAGTTGAAAAAAGCGGTAATTCCCTGA
- the rpsR gene encoding 30S ribosomal protein S18 — protein sequence MGGGNKEIKYLTAPKLVKRQKKYCRFKKNGIKYIDYKETEFLLKFVNEQGKLLPRRLSGNSLKYQRKVAEAIKRARQLALMPYVTDLLK from the coding sequence ATGGGTGGCGGAAACAAAGAGATTAAATATCTCACCGCACCTAAACTGGTTAAACGCCAGAAGAAATATTGCCGGTTCAAGAAAAACGGAATAAAGTACATTGACTATAAGGAGACAGAATTTCTCTTAAAGTTTGTGAACGAGCAGGGTAAGTTGTTGCCGCGCCGATTAAGTGGCAATTCGCTGAAATACCAGCGTAAAGTAGCCGAAGCTATAAAGCGTGCCCGGCAGTTGGCACTGATGCCATACGTTACTGACCTTTTAAAGTAA
- a CDS encoding DUF2236 domain-containing protein: MTVSTNINSWKGIDLESRRSVMDPVADDVIRQIISNGEEAIVNNVFMALIHNDQVPDGLPPEVSEYFNATSKLPAWADNDEGRELIRRGERVYSDNGPAIALLLLCKSLPECYSCVRGAKVLYETGRLMEAQGSDRIRSLDTLKRRLMETSQYVINVMSPGGLLSAEGRGIRSSQKVRLIHAAIRYFLKNRPGGWDSAQYGEPINQEDMAGTLLSFSALVIEGLITLGISLSDEDEKAFYFCWRVAAHFMGVNSDLVPETADEGRALGHQILDRNKGKSADGMELTKACIEFTESTIPFHTMDGVVEDLMRFLIGDEISNLLGIREFKNKLAERLPGKLQWFFRLIERFFSRNPILRRVASVAAKLLMQGFITTYNDGKKVYFFIPPSLRDDWKIADVSRET; the protein is encoded by the coding sequence ATGACTGTTTCAACAAATATCAACTCATGGAAGGGAATTGACCTTGAATCCCGCAGGTCGGTAATGGATCCGGTAGCTGATGATGTAATCAGGCAAATTATCAGCAACGGAGAAGAAGCAATCGTAAATAATGTTTTCATGGCACTCATACATAACGATCAGGTGCCGGATGGACTGCCGCCAGAAGTAAGTGAATATTTTAATGCTACCTCGAAACTACCTGCCTGGGCCGATAATGATGAAGGCCGTGAACTGATCAGGAGAGGTGAAAGAGTCTATAGCGATAATGGTCCTGCAATTGCACTGCTGCTGCTTTGTAAATCGCTGCCGGAATGTTATTCCTGTGTGCGCGGCGCCAAAGTGTTGTATGAAACCGGCAGGTTGATGGAAGCGCAAGGCAGCGACAGGATCCGTTCGCTCGACACGCTGAAACGGCGATTAATGGAAACATCACAGTATGTTATCAATGTGATGTCACCCGGTGGCTTGCTAAGTGCTGAGGGCCGCGGCATCCGTTCATCTCAAAAAGTCAGGCTGATACATGCTGCCATCCGTTACTTCCTGAAGAACAGGCCCGGTGGATGGGATAGTGCACAGTATGGCGAACCCATTAACCAGGAGGATATGGCTGGTACACTCTTGTCTTTTTCAGCACTGGTCATTGAAGGCCTCATCACATTAGGCATCTCGCTTTCCGATGAAGATGAAAAAGCATTTTATTTCTGCTGGCGTGTAGCGGCACATTTCATGGGTGTTAATTCCGACCTCGTGCCGGAGACAGCTGATGAAGGTCGTGCGCTCGGCCACCAGATACTGGATCGGAACAAAGGAAAATCCGCAGATGGTATGGAGCTTACCAAAGCATGTATAGAGTTTACGGAAAGCACCATACCGTTTCATACCATGGATGGTGTGGTAGAAGACCTGATGCGGTTCTTAATTGGTGATGAAATAAGCAATCTCCTTGGTATCAGGGAATTTAAAAATAAACTGGCGGAGAGGTTACCCGGAAAGCTGCAATGGTTCTTTCGTCTGATCGAGCGGTTCTTTTCCAGGAATCCGATATTGCGCCGGGTCGCATCTGTAGCCGCTAAATTACTGATGCAGGGATTCATAACAACCTACAACGATGGCAAAAAGGTTTACTTTTTTATTCCGCCATCTTTGCGCGATGACTGGAAGATTGCGGACGTTTCAAGAGAAACATGA